A window of the Rhipicephalus sanguineus isolate Rsan-2018 unplaced genomic scaffold, BIME_Rsan_1.4 Seq216, whole genome shotgun sequence genome harbors these coding sequences:
- the LOC125756585 gene encoding uncharacterized protein LOC125756585, with protein MEAGRALRGWLRIEALMKLCCCLALLGVTQGQYFSKTTNTIPRMGRRDLDYPQLEEPRMGRTLGLLQADPARPAMVDLGFLGGGMRNRARERPLDGCHGNRCRATVLHALQAIDDVNNEP; from the exons ATGGAGGCAGGACGAGCCTTGAGGG GCTGGTTGCGTATTGAGGCGCTCATGAAGCTCTGCTGCTGCCTAGCCCTTCTAGGAGTGACCCAGGGACAGTATTTCTCAAAGACAACCAACACCATACCTCGCATGGGCAGAAGGGATCTTGACTATCCTCAG TTGGAGGAACCGAGGATGGGCCGCACACTGGGCCTGTTGCAGGCAGACCCGGCACGCCCAGCAATGGTCGACCTGGGGTTTCTCGGTGGAGGCATGCGGAACAGAGCCAGAGAGAGACCACTCGACG GTTGCCATGGGAACCGGTGCCGAGCTACTGTGTTGCACGCCCTGCAAGCCATCGACGATGTTAACAACGAGCCCTGA